A window of Microbispora hainanensis genomic DNA:
CACGTCCCCGGCCGCTACCGGGCGCTCGTCGGCCTGGCCGCCGGCACCGGCCTCCGCTGGGGTGAGTGCGTGGGCCTGCGCTGGGATGCCGTCGACCTCGACGCCGGAACCGTACGGGTGGAGCGGGTGGCCGTCGAGGTGGCGGGCACGGTGACGCAAAAGCCCTATCCCAAGTCCAAGGCCGGACGGCGGGAAGTCCCCCTTCCGCCCTTCGTCGTCGAGCTGCTCGCCGCGCACCGCGAGCGCTACCCGACCGGACCGGTCGGAGAGGTGTTCACCAACGCGGCGGGCGGTCCTCTCCGCCGCACGCTCTTCCGGTCTCGGGACTGGCGCCCGTCGCTCGTCCGGGCCGGGCTGCTGGGCGAGGTGGTGGAGGTCCGGCCGGGTGCCTTCCTCGGCGTCTGGCAGGACAAGGAGGGCCTGGAGCACCGCCAGGAGTTCCCGACCCACCGGGAGGCCGTGATGCACGTCGCCAAGCACGCGGCAGAGGGGCTGAGGTTCCACGATCTGCGGCACTGCTACGCCACCTGGCTCGTCTCCGACGGCGTCCCCGTGAACGACGTGGCGCGCCTCCTCGGGCACGAGCAGATGTCCACGACGCTCAACCGTTACACGCACTCCTCGCGCGACCGCTACGGCAGGGCTCGGGCGGTGTTCGCTGACTTTTCGCTGACTCCTGCTCCAGATCGGCCCCGGGAGCCGGACGCAGCCAGCACCGTTGACCTAGATCGGGAGGAGGACAACAGCTAACGCCAAAGCTTTGAACAGCGAAAAGGCCCGTTGGAGTGGTGGACTCCGACGGGCCTTGATCGTGTGGGCGATACTGGGATCGAACCAGTGACCTCTTCGGTGTGAACGAAGCGCTCTCCCGCTGAGCTAATCGCCCGGGTTCGTCTGCGCCTCGCGGCGCCGACGGGGAAAACCATACCGCACTCGAGGGGGTGATGGCGAAAGCGCGGCCCGGTCGGCTCGATCGTCCCGCCTTCGTCAACACCTTCGAAAGGTTCGCCAGAGCGTCCCCGGCGTGGGGGTGTGGTGTCATAGCATCGTGATGCTCCATGCTCGACCTATACGCACGACCTGAGATCATTCGCCCGCAATGGCATCGCCGACGCGGCCCCGCCGACACGCAAAGCAGAGGTAAGGACAAGCCTGTTGGTGATGTTTGAGCTGGTAGATGACCGAATGTCAAGCTGTGATGTGCGTTACAGAAGGGCCTGGAGGCGGAATCTTTCCTACGGGTCTCTTCGTTCGTCTCGTAGCACGAGCGCCCGGCGAGGCCCGACCGCACAGTGAAGACGCAGTGAAAGCCCCTGACAGGGGACCCGACGACGAAAAGGTTTGGCTGACGATGAACAGCACCACCGTCTCTGCCGAGCTAGGCCTTCGGCTTGTGGTCCCCGACCGTACGACCGTCCCCCTGCTCGCCGGCCTGAGTTATACGGCCGAGGATCCGTATGCCATCCGGATGGCGTTTCACGTGGGGAATGACGAGCCGGTCGAGTGGATCTTCGCCCGCGAGCTGCTGACCGTGGGCATCGTGCGGCGCGTTGGTGACGGCGACGTACAGGTCTGGCCTGCCCGTTCGGACGGCGAGCGGACGCTCAACATCAGCCTCACCTCGCCCTTCGGCCAGGCCCTGTTCGAGGTGCCCCTGGCCCCCCTCACCGAGTTCCTGCATCGGACCTACGAGCTCGTCCCCGCCGGTCGTGAGACCGACTTCATGGACCTGGACGAGGAGCTCACCAACATGCTCTGGAGCTCCTAGAACAACTGCCCCAGCCTCCGCTGGATCCCTCGCATCCGGGCGATCTCGATCTGCTGGCCGCTGAGGACGTCCTGGGCCATCGTCCGCATGGCCCGGTCGCGTCCCCGGCGCAGTTCCTGCGCCGCCATGGTCACCGCGCCCTCGTGGTGCCGGATCATCAGCGTGAGGAACAGCGTGTCGAAGTCGCGCCCGCGTGCCGTACGCAGCCGGTTGAGCTCCTCCTCGCCGGCCATTCCGTAGCCGCCCGGCCCGTGGTCGTGCGCGGGCGGCGCGGTGCGGCCGAGGCCCCGCAGCCACGACTCCATGACGGCGATCTCCGGGCGCTGCGCGTCCAGCACGCGTTCGGCCACCGCCGTCACCAGCGGGTCGCCGGTCCGCGCCGCGGCCAGCCCCGCCATCTCCAGCGCCTGCCGGTGGTGCGGGATCATCGCCTCGGCGAACCGTACGTCGGCCGCCACGGGCCCCGCCTGCGCCGGTGAGCGGGCCGGGGCGGACCCGGACTGCCCGGGAGCGCCGGGGACGATCACCGGGGCGTCGGCGTGCGCCGGCGGGGCGACCTCGGACGAGCAGGCCGCCAGCACCGGCGCAACTGCCAGCACAACCGTTACCAATCCGGTCAACAGCGGCCGCGGGCTCGACATAACTTCCATAGTGGGCGATGATCCACCGACATGGGGGCGACGTGAGCAGACCGAGGCTGAAGACCGCGCTGGTGGCGTCCGCCCTCCTCCTGGCCGCGGCCTGCTCCTCCGGCGAATCCGCGCCGTCCCCGCAGGCCGCTCCGACCGGCATCCCGGGCCGGGACGAGATCCGGCACAGCCCCAACATGACGCTGGTCGCCAACGTCCCCCTGGCGGCGCCGTTCGACGGCCCGGAGGACTGGGGCACCGACATGGCGTTCCAGGGCCGCTACGCGTTCGTGGGCAACTACAAGGGCTTCACGGTGCACGACATCGGCGACCCCGAGCACCCCAAGGCGGTCGCCCGGGTCGAGTGCCCCGGCGGGCAGAACGACATCTCGGTCTCCGGCGACCTGCTGTTCCTGTCGGTGGACGAGCCCCGTACGGACGACACCTGCGCGAGCGACGCCGGGGACCCGTCGGCATCGGGAGAGTGGGAGGGCATCCGCGTCTTCGACATCTCCGACAAGACCCATCCGCGCTACCTGAAGTCCGTACGCACGGAGTGCGGCTCCCACACGCACGCCATCGTGCCGGGGGAGGACGCCGGCACGCTCTACCTGTACGTCTCCTCCCCCGGCCCGGCGTCGGAAACGACGGGCTGCCCGCCACCCCATCAGAACATCTCGATCGTGGAGGTTCCCGTCGCCGAACCCGGCAAGGCGCGGGTCGTGGCCAAGCCGGAGCTGTTCGCGGGCAGGCCGCAGGGCGAGACCTCGGCGGGCGGCTGCCACGACATCACCGTCTACCCGGAGAAGAACCTGGCCGCGGGCGCCTGCTTCGGCGACGGCGTCCTGCTGGACATCTCCGACCCGGTGCGCCCCAGGCTGCTGCAGACCGTACGCGACGAGAAGAACTTCTCGATCTGGCACTCGGCCACGTTCAGCAACGACGGCACGAAGGTCGTCTTCAGCGACGAGCTGGGCGGCGGGATGGCCGCCACCTGCCTGCCCTCGGTCAGCGCGACCAAGGGCGCGGACGCGATCTACGCGCTGACGCCGGAGCGCAAGCTCGTCCGGCAGGGCTACTTCAAGATCCCCCGGGCCCAGAGCGACGAGGAGAACTGCGTGGCCCACAACGGCGCGCTGGTGCCCGTGCCGGGCCGCGACGTGATGGTGCAGGGCTGGTACATGGGCGGAGTCTCGGTCTGGGACTTCACCGACTCCGCCCACCCGCAGGAGATCGCCTACTTCGAGCGCGGGCCGCTGGCGCCGGATCTGCATCTCGGCGGCTCATGGTCGGCCTACTACTACAACGGCTACATCTACTCCAGCGACATCACCAAGGGCCTCGACGTGCTGCGTCTGGACGATCCCCGCACCGACCCCGCCAAGGCCGTCCGCCTCGACGAGTTCAACGCCCAGAGCCAGCACTCCTACTGACCGATCACGGGTCGAGGTCGGAGGCCGAACGCTCGGCGAAGACCTTCATGGCCGCCAGCGTGACCGGTCCGGGCGCCTGCGGCAGCGCCTTCCCGTCCACGGCCCTGATCGGCTGGATGTCGCGGGTCGTGGAGGTGAGGAAGGCCTCCTCGGCCTCGTACAGCGCCGAGAGGGGCACGTCGGCCTCCTCGCCGCCGCACCATTCGAGGGTGAGCGCGCGGGTGATCCCGGCCAGGCAGCCGGAGGCGAGCGTCGGGGTGATCAGCCGCCCGCCGGTGACGATGAAGATGTTGCTGCCGGTGCCCTCGCACAGGTTCCCGGCGAGGTTCTCGAAGATCGCCTCGGCGCCGCCGCGCTCCTTGGCGTACGCCAGGGCCTTGGCGTTGTCGCCGTAGGAGGTGCTCTTGACGCCGGCCAGCGCGCCGCGCTCGTTGCGGGGCCAGGGCACGACGGTGACGTCGGCCGTGGCGGGGAACGGCGCCTGCTCGCCCACGATGACGATGGCGTTCGTGCCCGCCGCGCCCCGGTCGGAGCCGAGCGGGCCCGGGCCGCTGGTGTAGGTGATCCTGATGCGCGCCAGCGGCCACTTCGGCGCGGCCTCCAGGCAGCGGCGCACGCCGTCGGCGATCGCGGCGAGATCGGGCTCGGGCAGGTCCATGCGCTTGGCCGACAGCGCCAGCCGCTCGAGGTGGCGGGTCAGCGCGAAGGACTCCCCGTTCACCGCCTTGACGGTCTCGAACACGCCGTCGCCGACCATCAGCCCGTGGTCGTACACCGAGATCACGGCCTTGTCGGGCTCGTACAGCTCCCCGTTCACCCAGATGGGTACAGACATCCTCTGCTCCGTTCCTTACCGATGTCGCGGCCCGTCCTCGGACCGTCCTCCGGAAGCGAGGCCGATGAGCCGGGCGGCCTTGAGCTCGGTTTCGCGCCATTCCCTCCCGGGGTCGGAGCCCCAGGTGATGCCCGCGCCCGTACCGAACCGGATCGTGTCGTGCTCGATCCAGAAGGTGCGGATGCCGACCGCCAGCGCCCCCTCGCGCCGGTCGGCGTCGACCCAGCCCACGGCCCCACAGTACGGCCCGCGGGGCTCCGGTTCGAGCTCGTTGATGATCCGCAGCGCCGACGACTTCGGCGCTCCGGTCACCGATCCCGGAGGGAAGGTGGCGGCGAACAGCTCCGGCCAGCCGGCGCCGCCGTCCAGCCGCGCCCGCACCGTGGACACCAGGTGCACGAGCCCGGGGTGCTCCTCGACCGCGAACAGCGAGGGCACGGTCACAGAGCCTACCTCCGCCACGCGGCCGAGGTCGTTGCGGACCAGGTCGACGATCATGAGGTTTTCGGCGTAGTCCTTGTCGAGGAGATCGTCCGCCGTCACGCCGGTGCCCTTGATCGGCCGCGACTCGATCACCTCGCCGCGCCTGGACAGGTACAGCTCCGGCGAGGCCGACACGACCGTCAGCCCCGGCACGTCCACG
This region includes:
- a CDS encoding aminotransferase class IV, which codes for MSVPIWVNGELYEPDKAVISVYDHGLMVGDGVFETVKAVNGESFALTRHLERLALSAKRMDLPEPDLAAIADGVRRCLEAAPKWPLARIRITYTSGPGPLGSDRGAAGTNAIVIVGEQAPFPATADVTVVPWPRNERGALAGVKSTSYGDNAKALAYAKERGGAEAIFENLAGNLCEGTGSNIFIVTGGRLITPTLASGCLAGITRALTLEWCGGEEADVPLSALYEAEEAFLTSTTRDIQPIRAVDGKALPQAPGPVTLAAMKVFAERSASDLDP
- a CDS encoding chorismate-binding protein produces the protein MYDAFAHIGGHLATGLREVTTDLAALDGSGWWAVVVSYEGKVVCARFDDVRRAPLPRPRGPWRGPGRDAWATSLDREGYERGVQRIRDYIEQGEVYQANLCRVLSAPLPSPDADPLALAVRLAEGNPAPYAAVVDVPGLTVVSASPELYLSRRGEVIESRPIKGTGVTADDLLDKDYAENLMIVDLVRNDLGRVAEVGSVTVPSLFAVEEHPGLVHLVSTVRARLDGGAGWPELFAATFPPGSVTGAPKSSALRIINELEPEPRGPYCGAVGWVDADRREGALAVGIRTFWIEHDTIRFGTGAGITWGSDPGREWRETELKAARLIGLASGGRSEDGPRHR
- a CDS encoding SsgA family sporulation/cell division regulator — encoded protein: MNSTTVSAELGLRLVVPDRTTVPLLAGLSYTAEDPYAIRMAFHVGNDEPVEWIFARELLTVGIVRRVGDGDVQVWPARSDGERTLNISLTSPFGQALFEVPLAPLTEFLHRTYELVPAGRETDFMDLDEELTNMLWSS
- a CDS encoding site-specific integrase is translated as MGLRWDAVDLDAGTVRVERVAVEVAGTVTQKPYPKSKAGRREVPLPPFVVELLAAHRERYPTGPVGEVFTNAAGGPLRRTLFRSRDWRPSLVRAGLLGEVVEVRPGAFLGVWQDKEGLEHRQEFPTHREAVMHVAKHAAEGLRFHDLRHCYATWLVSDGVPVNDVARLLGHEQMSTTLNRYTHSSRDRYGRARAVFADFSLTPAPDRPREPDAASTVDLDREEDNS
- a CDS encoding LVIVD repeat-containing protein; the protein is MSRPRLKTALVASALLLAAACSSGESAPSPQAAPTGIPGRDEIRHSPNMTLVANVPLAAPFDGPEDWGTDMAFQGRYAFVGNYKGFTVHDIGDPEHPKAVARVECPGGQNDISVSGDLLFLSVDEPRTDDTCASDAGDPSASGEWEGIRVFDISDKTHPRYLKSVRTECGSHTHAIVPGEDAGTLYLYVSSPGPASETTGCPPPHQNISIVEVPVAEPGKARVVAKPELFAGRPQGETSAGGCHDITVYPEKNLAAGACFGDGVLLDISDPVRPRLLQTVRDEKNFSIWHSATFSNDGTKVVFSDELGGGMAATCLPSVSATKGADAIYALTPERKLVRQGYFKIPRAQSDEENCVAHNGALVPVPGRDVMVQGWYMGGVSVWDFTDSAHPQEIAYFERGPLAPDLHLGGSWSAYYYNGYIYSSDITKGLDVLRLDDPRTDPAKAVRLDEFNAQSQHSY
- a CDS encoding DUF305 domain-containing protein; protein product: MLAVAPVLAACSSEVAPPAHADAPVIVPGAPGQSGSAPARSPAQAGPVAADVRFAEAMIPHHRQALEMAGLAAARTGDPLVTAVAERVLDAQRPEIAVMESWLRGLGRTAPPAHDHGPGGYGMAGEEELNRLRTARGRDFDTLFLTLMIRHHEGAVTMAAQELRRGRDRAMRTMAQDVLSGQQIEIARMRGIQRRLGQLF